The genomic window GGTCATCTTAACTCAGGTtagccagcagcagctttatTAGTATTTGAATTCAAAGGCACACGTGTGtctttcacaaaaaaacaaaaaacaaaacaaaacaaaacaaaaaaaaaaacaccaaaacaaaacaaaaaaaacaaacaaacaaaaaaaaaacaaacaaaaaacaaaaacaaaaacaaaaaaaaccaaaaaaacaaacaaaaaaaaaaaacaaaaaacaaaacaacaacaacaaaaaaaccccaaaaaaacctgctaAATAAATCTACAACTTGACTTTACATTATGGAGCTATATAACAGCAATGCCACTTTCAGATGAAATTAAACAAGGTGCTGCACATCCTGCTAAAGTCAGAGTAGAGCTGTTTTTGAGTGTGCTCAACATGGACATCATGTCCTCAGCACCAGGTGGTTTACCTTACAAATCCCCTCCTGCTGTATCCCCCTACCCGCATCACACTGATGCAGCCTAAGATCCTCCTAGAAACACTCAACAGGAATGAAATTTATATAAAGCTACATAAAGTGGTGACAGAGAACACTTGCCAAATCTAACCAGTTCTGCTTATAGTTTTTACCTGCAAAAAGTCTGTAATTGTGTTTGTACCTGTGCTGTCCTATAGCTAAAAGGGAAGATCAATACGTGAACTTCTGGCACCCTCTGCAGTCATATCTGTGCCTTCAACATCTGGCAATTGTGAACTGGATGGTCCACAATAAAATACTGTGTATAAACACTGCCAATGTAAAACACTACTGTGCATCAAACACTCGTTGCCTCAGTTCACCTCCCTCCAGTGAACTCAtaaaacaccaggaaaatgaGCACTGACACCTCCTAAAATTCACGagtcaaaaaagaaaagcaggaggcaCTCTTGCCTGCTTATTTGCCTCATTTATTTATCTTCTTGTTCTAAAAATTGTTAAGTCTTGAACATAAACAGGtcaaacaataaaaatacacaaaaaagcatttcataaaGTAAAGCAGTTATTAACAGGAGTAGGTTAAAAGGTTTTTTGGAgttattttttgggtttttttaccttCACTGAGTAATCTAGCTGTGTCTTTATCTTGAAGTGAGATATCTTCATCTAGCTGAAGAGGGCATCTAAAGCTAAGCATCTTCATCAAGTACTGAACTCCATCATTAAGACACTGAGTACAGttaaaagtgaggaaaaataaGTTCTCGTTAAATTAATGATATGCAGAAATACTTCTTCCTATGAAGCCCCAAAAtcctaattaaagaaaaaaaaaaaacccaaaaaaaccaaaaaaaaccccaaaaacaaacaaacaaaaaaaaaaaccaaaaaaaaccaaaaaaaaaacaccaaaaaaaaccaaccaaccaaccaaaaaaacaaaaacaaaaacaaaaaaaaaaaaaccacacaaaaaaaaacaacaacaacaaaaaacagaacaaaaaacccagccatattttaaaagtgaagagCCAAACTTCAAAGCTGTATTGACAAGCTCATAGAACATTTTCATCTCCTTTACCTTTTTAAATGTGGCAACATTTTCTTGTAGCCATTCATTCCTTTCTTTTACTGTGTGGCAATACATGTAAAGCAGGGCTCCTTTTCTCCAGTAAAGACATTCTAACAACTCTGCACCGAGGATGTTGATGGGCTGAAATAAAATCCAACAAACTGGTCtaacacaaaaataaaccacCTGAACTACTTATAAGCACTGGCACACATGCAAACACTGCGTAAATCTCTTACTTCAGGGACTGTGTTTGACAGCAACACTCAGAGAGACAAGCCTAGCCTAACCTAACACTGTAGGTCAAATAGAAGCGTTAACTGCCTGTGGAATCATGAAATGTTAGCAAGAGAAATTCCGAGCACACAACAAGGCATTTGAAACAATATTTTCAGGAATCActatttaaataacaaaaagacttgaaaatgtttcaaaatattttaaattctgccCATCAAAAATATAAACACTATGTCCCATTTCagactttttgtttttaaataattaaataactCACCCTCTGACTACTCACTTCTTTTATGCCACATTCCCTCACTAGGTCTTCTGGttctgaaagaacagaaatgagTTCTTTAAGTTTTTGCAAGGCAGATTCTTCTGGAAAATCTTCATCCACAAGCTGGTTTTCCTCAAAATATGTAATGTCTAGGACAGCCTATAAAAACAAGAACATGCAAAATAGAAATGCTACCATCAAAATAATCAAATGGATGGTGTGTTGTAACATAGAAAACACGTTAGTTTATAAAACATTGCAATTTGAAGGTATTTTTAACATCTAGTTGACAAAATGTGCAGGTTAGAAGTATTGAAGGATGAGTGATGGTGAATATCAAGCCAAATCCCTTTCTGTCCCCAAAGTAATAGCACGAATGACTCCAAGTTATTCAAGTCAAAAGCAGTTCTGTGCTTCACAGACGCTCACCATACACCCCCAAGTTTATGGAGCCGCCTTTCTGCCCCGCCTGCCTTTTTTACACCCAACCGTCTCCCACATCCTACACATTTTCTTGAAAGGCAGTTTGATGTCCATAACAAATACCTGGGTATATAGCTGAAAAAGCGTGGAAGGATGTTCCTTCCCTTCGTTGCAGAGGTCCTTCAACTTGTCCAGATTAGCAGAGCCTTTCGTTAAAAAGATATCTGAGGGAAGAACACAATGCTCCCTTAGCACCGATGAGCACTCAGCAGGAGCTTTACTCACGCTCCTTTTCCATATGGCTTTATCATCCATCCTTGGGACATCTACAAGAGCGGCTGAACAATACAGCACTGAAGCAGGCCAGTCATCCTGTCAGACCGCACCTTTCATGACTAAATTAAGGCCATCCGCGGCCAGGCTCTGATGCTCCCAAGCGCACACGCCGTTTGCGAAGATGCCCTCGGGGCCGCCCGTGCCCTCCGGGCCacccgcgccgcccccgcccccgcccccgccgcgccgcgccgctcACCGCGTGCCCCGGGCGCCCCGAGCCGCCGGCCCAGCGCCGCCACTCGCGgccgcagcgccgccgccgccatggccgGCCCGCGCGCGGCCCGTCCGCGCAGGCGCAGCAGCGCGCGCCCGGGGGGCGGGAGCGGctccggcggcggctccggggaAGCGTGGAACGGGCAGCGGGCAGCGGGGCCTGGTGGTGCCGCTGCCGCCCGACCCGGCCGGGACACCCGGCCCCCGATCCCGGCCGGACACCGCCAGCCCGCCCGCCCTGCGCGCATTGTTGGCGGGGACTGCAGTTTTGGGCTTGTGTGGGCGTGAAAGCTCTTTGATAACAGAAGGGTCGCGTCTGCAATGCCCTGTCTGTCCCCCGGGGAGAGACCCTCTGTTTACAGAATTTACGGAATCAATTTACaacttggaaaagacctctgaatCCAACCTATGACCGAATATCACCGTGTCGACCAGACCATAgtactgagtgccacgtccaggctTTGCTTAAACAGTTCCAGGGACACCCTTTCCGTGAAGCAATTTGAAACAAtgttttgtgaagtgttttattaAATACTTCGTGAAACAGTCTTACGTCCAACCTAGATCTCCCATGGCACAGGTTGAGACTATTTCCCGTCTTCCTGTCGCTGGTTGCCTGCAGAAGAtgccaacccccacctggccacagcctcctttcaggcaacTGTAgggagtgataaggtcacccctgagcctccttttctccagaataaTCACCCCGAGCTCCCTCAGGAGCtgtgctcctcacaggacttgtgctccagaccctgccCCACCTccattgtccttctctggacttgctccagcacctcGATATGTTTCCTGAATTGCAGGGTGCAGAGCAgaatttgaggtgtggcctcaccag from Vidua macroura isolate BioBank_ID:100142 chromosome Z, ASM2450914v1, whole genome shotgun sequence includes these protein-coding regions:
- the RIMOC1 gene encoding RAB7A-interacting MON1-CCZ1 complex subunit 1, with the protein product MAAAALRPRVAALGRRLGAPGARDIFLTKGSANLDKLKDLCNEGKEHPSTLFQLYTQAVLDITYFEENQLVDEDFPEESALQKLKELISVLSEPEDLVRECGIKEPINILGAELLECLYWRKGALLYMYCHTVKERNEWLQENVATFKKCLNDGVQYLMKMLSFRCPLQLDEDISLQDKDTARLLSEGIFSDTHLLAMMYSGEMCYWGLKHCGEGKLENLETLDPVSNSDLGSRSQSILLNFQETGINMLTKYVAICEGPLKGQGWNTTTAKQMLHYFVKSHG